A portion of the Paenibacillus marchantiae genome contains these proteins:
- a CDS encoding carboxypeptidase M32 produces the protein MEQHTQEQLESFRNLARKIKSYHEAIGLLHWDLRTGAPKKGVPTRSETLGMLSTEAFKLQTSAEMKSYLDTLTNPAVLEQLEDIDRRQVEDCQKEYNRSQSVPPEKVQAYTVLTAKSETAWEDAKHNSDFAGFSPYLTDIVKLKQEFIDYWGVKDTRYDTLLDMYEPELTVEKVDAVFARLKARLVPLQEKINASANKPNTEFLNQLFDKDQQEKFSLFILGQMGYDFEAGRLDESVHPFATGLNPGDVRITTNYLQDDVTSAVFSSLHEGGHALYEQNIDDSLAGTLLAEGTSMGIHESQSRLWENMIGRSLAFWTRYYKDLQQHFPQLNEVGLEDFYRAINRVESSLIRIEADELTYNLHIIIRYEIEKMLFNEGLEVKDLPETWNAKYKEYLGIVPPNDGMGVLQDVHWSGGDFGYFASYSLGNMYAAQILHTLRKEMPEFDAHIAGGNLIPIKEWLTDKIYRYGKSRTPSELIVAVTGEELNPDYLADYLEAKYAEIYKL, from the coding sequence ATGGAACAACACACACAGGAACAGCTGGAATCCTTCCGTAATCTGGCTCGCAAAATCAAGAGTTATCATGAAGCCATTGGTTTGCTTCACTGGGATCTGCGCACAGGTGCGCCCAAAAAAGGTGTCCCGACACGTTCGGAAACACTGGGAATGCTGTCAACCGAAGCATTCAAACTGCAAACTTCAGCTGAGATGAAATCCTACCTGGATACATTAACAAATCCAGCCGTGCTGGAACAGCTGGAAGATATCGACCGTCGTCAGGTGGAAGATTGCCAGAAAGAATATAATCGCAGTCAGTCCGTACCACCAGAAAAAGTACAAGCGTATACCGTACTTACCGCAAAATCAGAAACGGCTTGGGAAGATGCCAAGCATAACAGTGATTTTGCAGGTTTTTCGCCCTACCTCACCGATATTGTGAAGCTCAAACAAGAGTTCATTGACTATTGGGGTGTGAAAGATACTCGTTATGATACCCTTCTGGACATGTATGAACCGGAACTGACTGTAGAAAAGGTGGATGCGGTATTTGCCCGTCTCAAAGCCCGTTTGGTTCCGCTGCAAGAGAAGATCAATGCTTCGGCGAACAAGCCGAACACGGAGTTCTTGAACCAGCTGTTTGACAAGGATCAACAGGAGAAATTCAGTCTGTTTATTCTGGGACAAATGGGTTATGACTTTGAAGCCGGAAGACTCGATGAGAGTGTTCATCCGTTCGCAACGGGCCTGAATCCAGGTGATGTGCGGATCACGACGAATTATTTGCAGGATGATGTGACGAGTGCGGTCTTCAGTTCACTACACGAAGGCGGACACGCTCTGTATGAGCAAAATATTGACGATAGCCTGGCTGGTACTCTTCTTGCCGAAGGAACGTCCATGGGTATCCACGAATCCCAGTCGCGTCTTTGGGAAAATATGATTGGCCGCAGTCTTGCATTCTGGACGCGTTATTATAAAGATTTGCAACAGCACTTCCCTCAATTAAATGAGGTTGGGCTGGAAGACTTTTACCGGGCAATTAACCGGGTTGAAAGCTCTCTGATCCGGATTGAAGCCGATGAGCTGACGTACAATTTGCACATCATCATTCGTTATGAAATTGAGAAAATGCTGTTTAACGAAGGTCTGGAAGTCAAGGACCTGCCGGAGACTTGGAATGCAAAATACAAGGAATATCTTGGCATTGTGCCGCCGAATGATGGTATGGGTGTGCTTCAGGATGTTCACTGGTCGGGTGGTGACTTTGGTTACTTTGCTTCTTACTCGCTCGGCAATATGTATGCTGCACAGATTCTACATACATTGCGCAAAGAAATGCCTGAGTTCGATGCCCATATTGCCGGAGGTAACCTGATTCCCATCAAGGAATGGTTGACTGACAAAATTTATCGTTATGGCAAAAGCCGTACACCTTCCGAACTGATTGTGGCCGTAACGGGTGAAGAGTTGAACCCAGACTATTTGGCTGATTATCTGGAAGCGAAATATGCCGAGATTTACAAGCTGTAG
- a CDS encoding beta-class carbonic anhydrase, whose amino-acid sequence MNNIQEILAYNKSFVETKEYEKYTAGKFPTKKMVIITCMDTRLVEMLPKAMNLKNGDVKIIKNAGAIISQPFGSVMRSVLVAIYELGADEVLVVGHTECGMASLHAETMIGHMVERGVSEEVMSTLENSGIRLQKWLRGFDSVEEGVKHTVEVIKKHPLLPPTVPVHGMVIDSYTGELDLVADGYGQ is encoded by the coding sequence ATGAACAACATTCAAGAGATTCTGGCTTACAACAAATCATTTGTCGAGACTAAAGAATACGAAAAGTATACGGCAGGCAAGTTTCCAACCAAAAAGATGGTCATCATCACTTGTATGGACACTCGTCTGGTGGAAATGCTGCCCAAGGCCATGAACCTGAAGAATGGCGATGTGAAAATCATCAAAAACGCTGGCGCAATCATTTCTCAACCTTTCGGGTCTGTTATGCGTAGTGTTCTCGTCGCCATCTATGAGCTTGGTGCCGACGAAGTACTGGTTGTTGGACACACGGAATGCGGTATGGCTTCCCTACACGCAGAGACCATGATTGGACATATGGTTGAACGGGGTGTATCTGAGGAAGTCATGAGCACACTGGAGAACTCCGGCATACGTTTACAAAAGTGGCTACGCGGGTTTGACAGCGTTGAAGAAGGGGTAAAACATACTGTGGAAGTGATCAAGAAACATCCATTGCTTCCACCTACTGTACCCGTTCACGGCATGGTCATCGACTCCTACACAGGTGAACTTGATCTTGTCGCAGATGGGTATGGGCAATAG
- a CDS encoding PadR family transcriptional regulator, with amino-acid sequence MNILSYGLLGLLTREESSGYDLMLKIQPHWQAKHSQIYPLLSKMENDELLASRWVQQSDKPDKKMYAVTEKGIEKLLGWMITPVTAPVTRDEFNLRILCVGIAEDGSMRRILNERKNWFMERIRYFEDLKSRIPQDNLRVGSREFGSYILVQKGLMNAQTGIEWCNWVTQLLDGQAAIQDPCPIISER; translated from the coding sequence ATGAACATACTTTCCTACGGATTGCTCGGGCTTCTTACCCGCGAGGAGTCATCAGGTTATGATCTAATGCTGAAGATCCAGCCGCATTGGCAGGCTAAGCACAGTCAGATCTATCCGCTCCTCTCCAAAATGGAAAACGATGAGCTTTTAGCCTCCCGCTGGGTGCAACAGTCTGACAAACCAGACAAAAAAATGTATGCAGTCACGGAGAAAGGTATTGAAAAACTGCTGGGATGGATGATCACTCCCGTTACCGCTCCGGTTACGCGTGACGAGTTCAATCTGCGCATTTTATGTGTCGGCATTGCAGAAGACGGAAGCATGAGACGCATTCTGAATGAGCGCAAAAACTGGTTCATGGAACGCATCCGTTATTTCGAGGATTTGAAGTCCCGTATCCCTCAGGATAATCTGCGAGTAGGCAGTCGGGAATTCGGAAGTTACATTCTGGTACAAAAAGGGTTAATGAACGCACAAACGGGCATCGAATGGTGTAACTGGGTAACCCAATTACTCGATGGTCAGGCGGCAATTCAGGACCCTTGTCCAATTATTTCAGAAAGATAA
- a CDS encoding YxcD family protein — translation MVLSMDEIVNAICIHMAERKGVRPTDVNVELSWEEDTGYSAEVWIQGRSQYLVESNMIEAILRYLHSEYDIRAYRENVRLDLDEEITAIVNQ, via the coding sequence ATGGTTCTGAGCATGGATGAAATTGTCAACGCGATCTGTATTCACATGGCTGAACGCAAGGGTGTTCGCCCAACCGATGTCAATGTGGAACTGAGCTGGGAAGAAGATACGGGATATTCCGCAGAAGTCTGGATTCAAGGCCGCAGTCAGTATCTGGTCGAATCCAACATGATTGAAGCGATCCTGCGCTATCTGCACAGTGAATACGACATTCGGGCTTACCGTGAGAATGTAAGACTGGATCTGGATGAAGAGATCACAGCGATTGTGAATCAATAA
- a CDS encoding IS3 family transposase (programmed frameshift): MATRVSYPVELKMKAIEMRLAEVPVKEVMEKLGIRNESQLKTWMRWYRKGEVHRLEQPVGKQYSYGKGPGHSTELEKVKAENRFLKQQLELPKKVQGIGTEVEAEVVIAWIESIREEVTISEACTWLGIARATYYRWKAAVERKRPDPTVEKVIQLCTQHKFRYGYRKITALLRSEGPINHKRVQRIMQCEGLQCRVRIKKRKTTGQPAQPAEHLLKRKFHAEAPLQKLVTDITYLPFGNKMLYLSSILDLYNGEIVAYSIADKQDTCLVLDTLNQIPERSNMLLHSDQGSVYTSQNYQAVVKGKGIIMSMSRKGTPADNAPIESFHSTLKSETFYLEDLMSTTTAIVEQTVRNYITYYNSIRIQTKLNNQSPMDFRRLAT, translated from the exons TTGGCAACTAGAGTAAGTTATCCCGTGGAACTAAAGATGAAAGCCATAGAAATGAGATTAGCAGAAGTACCCGTAAAAGAAGTTATGGAGAAACTGGGGATACGGAATGAATCACAGCTGAAAACGTGGATGAGGTGGTATCGAAAAGGAGAAGTTCATCGCCTGGAGCAACCCGTAGGCAAGCAATATAGCTATGGAAAAGGCCCAGGTCACTCCACAGAGCTCGAAAAAGTTAAAGCAGAAAACCGTTTCCTGAAGCAACAATTGGAACTGC CTAAAAAAGTACAAGGAATTGGAACGGAGGTGGAAGCTGAGGTCGTCATCGCCTGGATTGAATCCATTCGAGAAGAAGTAACTATATCTGAGGCTTGTACATGGCTTGGAATTGCTCGTGCGACCTACTACCGCTGGAAGGCAGCCGTTGAGAGGAAGCGCCCAGATCCAACAGTGGAGAAAGTCATCCAACTTTGCACTCAACACAAGTTTCGGTATGGGTATCGAAAGATCACTGCCTTACTTCGATCAGAAGGTCCAATTAATCACAAGAGAGTTCAGCGAATCATGCAGTGCGAGGGATTACAATGCCGAGTGAGGATCAAGAAGCGAAAAACGACTGGGCAACCGGCACAACCAGCGGAACATCTGCTTAAACGAAAGTTTCATGCAGAAGCTCCGTTGCAAAAATTGGTGACTGACATTACGTATTTGCCGTTTGGTAACAAAATGTTGTACCTTTCAAGCATTTTGGATCTGTACAACGGAGAAATTGTCGCTTACAGTATAGCGGACAAGCAGGACACATGCTTAGTTCTGGATACATTGAATCAAATTCCAGAGCGAAGCAATATGCTGCTCCATAGCGACCAAGGTAGCGTGTACACGTCCCAGAATTACCAGGCTGTAGTAAAGGGAAAGGGCATTATCATGAGCATGTCCCGAAAAGGAACGCCCGCTGATAATGCCCCCATAGAGTCGTTTCATTCCACACTAAAGTCTGAAACGTTCTACCTCGAAGATCTGATGTCTACAACGACGGCCATCGTTGAACAGACCGTTCGAAACTACATTACTTACTATAACTCAATTCGAATTCAAACAAAACTAAATAACCAGTCTCCGATGGATTTCCGAAGACTGGCTACTTAA
- the tyrS gene encoding tyrosine--tRNA ligase, producing MNIIDELEWRDAINQQTDAEGLRELTETTSVSLYCGVDPTGDSMHIGHLIPFMMLKRFQLAGHRPVILIGGATGTIGDPSGRQSERSLQTLEEVQANVDALTAQMKKLFVTDGDNQVRMVNNYDWTHKINVIEFLRDYGKNFNLNTMLAKDVVASRLEDGISFTEFSYQILQSLDYLHLFQHEDVQLQIGGSDQWGNITSGLDLIRKKEGPEAKAYGLTIPLMLKSDGTKFGKSAGGSIWLDANKTTPFEFYQFWANTDDRDVIKYLKYFTFLSKEEIEALAEKVETEPHKREAQKALAEEMTKFVHGDDMLEQAKRITAALFSGDIRSLTADEIEQGFKEMPTFETDGEAKNIVDWLVDLGLEPSKRQAREDVTKGAISMNGEKVTELEFTVSAEHAIGGKFIIIRKGKKNYSLVKLK from the coding sequence TTGAATATTATTGATGAACTGGAATGGCGCGACGCCATTAATCAACAGACAGATGCGGAGGGTCTGCGTGAGCTGACAGAGACCACGTCGGTTTCATTGTATTGCGGAGTTGACCCTACAGGAGACAGCATGCACATCGGACATTTGATTCCGTTCATGATGCTGAAACGTTTCCAACTCGCTGGGCACCGTCCAGTCATTCTGATTGGTGGGGCAACAGGAACGATTGGTGATCCAAGTGGTCGTCAATCGGAACGTTCCCTGCAAACGTTGGAAGAGGTACAAGCCAATGTAGATGCTCTGACTGCACAAATGAAAAAGCTTTTCGTAACGGATGGCGACAATCAGGTACGTATGGTCAATAACTACGACTGGACACACAAAATCAATGTGATTGAATTTTTGCGTGACTACGGTAAGAACTTTAACCTCAACACGATGCTAGCCAAAGATGTGGTTGCGAGCAGACTGGAAGATGGAATTTCGTTTACCGAGTTCTCCTACCAGATTCTCCAATCGCTCGATTACCTGCACCTGTTCCAACATGAGGATGTACAGCTGCAAATCGGCGGTTCCGATCAATGGGGCAACATTACAAGCGGTCTGGACCTGATCCGTAAAAAAGAAGGGCCAGAAGCTAAAGCTTACGGTCTGACGATCCCGCTGATGCTCAAATCCGACGGAACGAAATTCGGTAAATCCGCAGGCGGGTCCATCTGGCTTGATGCGAATAAGACGACTCCATTCGAATTCTACCAGTTCTGGGCGAACACGGATGACCGTGATGTAATCAAATACCTGAAATACTTCACATTCCTAAGCAAAGAAGAAATTGAAGCTTTGGCTGAAAAGGTAGAAACGGAGCCCCACAAGCGTGAAGCACAAAAGGCACTCGCTGAAGAAATGACGAAATTTGTTCACGGCGACGACATGCTGGAGCAGGCGAAACGCATTACCGCAGCACTCTTCAGCGGAGACATTCGTTCCCTTACAGCTGACGAAATCGAGCAGGGCTTTAAAGAAATGCCGACCTTCGAAACCGATGGTGAAGCAAAAAATATTGTAGACTGGCTCGTGGATCTTGGCCTGGAGCCATCCAAACGTCAGGCGCGTGAGGATGTCACCAAAGGGGCCATTTCCATGAATGGTGAGAAAGTTACGGAACTGGAATTCACGGTCTCTGCAGAGCACGCAATCGGTGGTAAATTCATCATTATCCGTAAAGGCAAGAAAAACTACAGTCTGGTGAAATTGAAGTAG
- a CDS encoding DMP19 family protein produces the protein MSEQDINDVWYEYAFTFVGKKNESAQGWAALTTNEQEIAALWLLEMDVFNGGFVQFFCNWGEEVYLYALQALHTIGATQVMDIIKSAYVCIKHLGEDERLAELWDIPTFLTVEEEQHLDVLDQQFWNNEDQIAEKAYAYYHEKLNKMSL, from the coding sequence ATGAGTGAACAGGATATTAATGATGTGTGGTATGAGTATGCGTTCACCTTTGTGGGGAAAAAGAATGAATCCGCTCAGGGCTGGGCTGCGTTAACAACGAATGAACAGGAAATTGCTGCTTTATGGCTGCTAGAGATGGACGTCTTTAACGGTGGTTTTGTTCAATTTTTCTGCAACTGGGGCGAAGAGGTATACCTATACGCGTTGCAGGCATTACATACCATTGGTGCGACTCAAGTAATGGACATCATAAAGTCAGCATATGTCTGCATTAAGCATTTGGGAGAGGATGAAAGACTTGCTGAACTGTGGGATATTCCTACGTTTCTAACAGTAGAGGAGGAGCAACATCTTGATGTGCTGGATCAGCAATTTTGGAACAATGAAGATCAGATTGCAGAAAAGGCTTATGCATATTACCACGAGAAGTTGAACAAGATGTCTTTATAA
- a CDS encoding Imm63 family immunity protein — MSKGDFISNILSKTEIAKTLFQLLERTSFRRQQIEDYVNRLFESFKGEGVPYVEIENDAYIVRIYERGMVMLEKRMEQTEEVIYWLLEDIIFTAAHVELLKRYGVDNKQTHLNYTNAVTQELTQSVEKAFQQLGDPYLYWHQTGKRQDLERLEPRKER, encoded by the coding sequence ATGTCAAAAGGAGATTTTATTTCCAACATACTAAGCAAAACAGAGATTGCAAAAACTCTTTTTCAGTTGCTTGAGCGGACATCCTTCCGCAGGCAGCAGATTGAGGACTATGTTAACCGCTTGTTTGAGAGCTTTAAAGGGGAAGGAGTTCCATATGTAGAGATTGAAAATGATGCATATATAGTTCGTATATACGAGCGTGGCATGGTTATGTTGGAAAAAAGAATGGAACAGACGGAAGAAGTAATCTACTGGCTGCTGGAGGATATCATTTTTACGGCAGCGCATGTGGAATTGCTGAAACGATATGGTGTGGATAATAAACAGACACACTTGAATTACACAAACGCAGTGACGCAAGAATTGACCCAAAGTGTTGAGAAGGCTTTCCAACAGCTTGGAGATCCTTACTTGTATTGGCATCAGACGGGTAAACGGCAAGATCTGGAGAGGCTGGAACCAAGAAAAGAGAGGTGA